The Larimichthys crocea isolate SSNF chromosome XI, L_crocea_2.0, whole genome shotgun sequence genome has a segment encoding these proteins:
- the LOC113746893 gene encoding trace amine-associated receptor 1-like gives ISIIYFKQLHTPTNYLILSLAVADLLVGLLVLPFSTILAVSSCWDLEYLLCNVRTTFDIFLSTSSIMNLCFISVDRYYAVCQPLRYRAKINVRVIVIMILVSWTVPALNGITITILRVNQGQSNRRCVLFQNLNSASTGAVLSFYLPAIIMLTIYLKILMVAQRQARSIQKTTCQRRKSESKMERKATKTLAIVMGVFLTCWTPFFVCMTFNPISNFTIPDALMATFKWLGWSNSMLNPFIYAFFYSWFRSAFRMILLGKIFQGDFTNSKLN, from the coding sequence ATCTCCATCATTTACTTCAAACAGCTCCACACTCCTACAAACtacctcattctgtctctcgCTGTAGCTGACCTGCTTGTTGGCCTTTTAGTTTTGCCTTTTAGCACCATACTGGCTGTAAGTTCATGTTGGGATCTTGAATATTTACTCTGTAATGTACGAACCACCTTTGATATCTTTCTGAGCACATCTTCTATTATGAACTTGTGCTTTATTTCTGTTGACAGATATTATGCTGTGTGTCAGCCTCTGAGGTACAGAGCTAAAATAAATGTCCGTGTTATTGTGATCATGATCCTGGTGAGTTGGACTGTTCCTGCTCTGAAtggaatcacaatcacaattttGAGAGTAAACCAAGGACAATCTAACAgaagatgtgttttatttcagaatCTGAATTCAGCAAGTACAGGAGCTGTCCTTTCATTTTACCTTCCAGCTATCATAATGTTAACTATCTACTTAAAGATTTTAATGGTGGCACAGAGGCAGGCACGCAGCATCCAGAAGACAACCTGTCAGAGAAGAAAGTCTGAAagtaagatggagagaaaggccACCAAAACTTTGGCTATTGTAATGGGAGTTTTTCTCACCTGTTGGactcctttctttgtttgtatgaCCTTTAACCCTATAAGTAATTTTACAATACCAGATGCTCTAATGGCAACATTTAAGTGGCTTGGATGGTCAAATTCAATGCTCAATCCATTTATCTATGCCTTCTTTTACAGCTGGTTTCGATCAGCTTTCAGAATGATCCTTTTAGGGAAAATATTTCAAGGTGATTTTACAAACTCCAAGCTCAATTGA
- the LOC109142652 gene encoding trace amine-associated receptor 1-like has product MSTFTTTTYLLCVSVGCLSVLIMFGNLLLIISIIYFKQLHTPTNYLILSLAVADLLVGLLVLPFSTILAVSSCWDLEYLLCNVRTTFDIFLSTSSIMNLCFISVDRYYAVCQPLRYRAKINVRVIVIMILVSWTVPALNGITITILRVNQGQSNRRCVLFQNLNSASTGAVLSFYLPAIIMLTIYLKILMVAQRQARSIQKTTCQRRKSESKMERKATKTLAIVMGVFLTCWTPFFVCMTFNPISNFTIPDALMATFKWLGWSNSMLNPFIYAFFYSWFRSAFRMILLGKIFQGDFTNSKLN; this is encoded by the coding sequence ATGAGcaccttcaccaccaccacatatctattatgtgtttctgttggctGTTTATCAGTTCTTATAATGTTTGGAAACCTTCTTTTAATAATCTCCATCATTTACTTCAAACAGCTCCACACTCCTACAAACtacctcattctgtctctcgCTGTAGCTGACCTGCTTGTTGGCCTTTTAGTTTTGCCTTTTAGCACCATACTGGCTGTAAGTTCATGTTGGGATCTTGAATATTTACTCTGTAATGTACGAACCACCTTTGATATCTTTCTGAGCACATCTTCTATTATGAACTTGTGCTTTATTTCTGTTGACAGATATTATGCTGTGTGTCAGCCTCTGAGGTACAGAGCTAAAATAAATGTCCGTGTTATTGTGATCATGATCCTGGTGAGTTGGACTGTTCCTGCTCTGAAtggaatcacaatcacaattttGAGAGTAAACCAAGGACAATCTAACAgaagatgtgttttatttcagaatCTGAATTCAGCAAGTACAGGAGCTGTCCTTTCATTTTACCTTCCAGCTATCATAATGTTAACTATCTACTTAAAGATTTTAATGGTGGCACAGAGGCAGGCACGCAGCATCCAGAAGACAACCTGTCAGAGAAGAAAGTCTGAAagtaagatggagagaaaggccACCAAAACTTTGGCTATTGTAATGGGAGTTTTTCTCACCTGTTGGactcctttctttgtttgtatgaCCTTTAACCCTATAAGTAATTTTACAATACCAGATGCTCTAATGGCAACATTTAAGTGGCTTGGATGGTCAAATTCAATGCTCAATCCATTTATCTATGCCTTCTTTTACAGCTGGTTTCGATCAGCTTTCAGAATGATCCTTTTAGGGAAAATATTTCAAGGTGATTTTACAAACTCCAAGCTCAATTGA